TCAATTTAACATCAGCCACCACCCAGCAGTCAGTCATCAATATTTTCTCTGACAACTAATCAGCACCAGATACtggccacagccagccgaacaaaaAGAATATGATCACGCACGCATGTGTAGCTTTCATCCTCGAGCtagtttccttttctttcccccAACCCGGCGCGCGCCACGCGACGGGAGCCGTTCCCAAGAAATGAAGCGCAGCAgcgtgcgccgccgtcgcccgacgCCACCGCGTTGGCAATCATCACTAGTCGGAATTTGGAAAAGGAGGAGGGCATCGCTTCTGATTGGAGGCGCGCGCGCCTTCTCTCTCGCATCTTGCTAGCTAGTAGGCTCGCTAGGGCGCGCACACGTCGATGGCCGCCGCGGCCCACATACACGCGCGACCGCACCGCGTCCGCCGCGGCAAGCGGTCGCGCCCACgacggcaccaccaccaccatccgcAGGCCGGCCGGGACGAAGAAAATTCCGCGACGGTGCGTGCACCGTACGACGCCGTAGCAGTGGCGTCTGGCGCGGATCGGAGTAGCCTAGCCCCACAAAAGGGACCAAGCAAACCCTGGTTGGCTATGGTTTGCAAGACGACCAGGCTAGCTCCCTGCTGCCAACTGCAAGGCTCAGTGCTCGTCCATCACTGCACCCCGCGTACGCGTAGTACTAAGCTTCCCACCCCCATAAATccgtaaataaaaaaaccgtcACGTCAAATGTTTCAATACATAtatatgcatagagtactaaatgaagtctatttacaaaacttttttgcatagatggactgtaaatcgcgagacgaatctaatgagcctacttaattcatgatttacaacagtaatgctacagtaatcatctgctaattattgattaatcatagattaattagcatcattagattcgtctcgcgtttacaacccatctgtgcaaaaaaatttgtaaatagactttatttattacttcaaattagtaagattctaatgcaaaaaaaatttgcgctggaactaaacagagcctaagCAGCTAGCCCTAGTTATTAGGAAGCAAGCTGCTGCATTGCATCGTCGTCGTGTCGTGCTGCCAGCCGGCCAGTTGGGGTACGGTTTTAATTTAAGACAGGGTGTTTCGCTTCGCAGTCGCAGGAGTTCACTCACACTTCACTTGTAGGTGCGCCGCCGGCCATGTGAAAAACGACTTCtcaatggctgtgtttagttcccctgAAAAGCGAAAAAACACTGCagcacactgtagcacgttttgtttgtttgtggtatatattgtcctactatgacctaactaggctcaaaagattcgtctcgcaacgtacatcaaaactatgcaattattttttttatttatctacatttagtactccatgcatgaatcatttactacatttaatatttcgatgtgatggagatgtgatatTTTTGTGGGGTTTTGTGGGACCTGAACACAGCCTATATATAGTTGCACCATGCCTGGGTTAGCCCACAGAATTACCAGAGCAAACTACGACTTGAAGCGTCTACTAAAAAGCTAGTCGTTTCTAGTGGTCCAGATGCACCAAGTCATGAGGACAATCATTTCCATAGCAAAGGGGATCCTAATTAAGCCGTTGCCAAATCTGTTTGAAGATGTTGGGGCTGATCTTGTAGAAGCCATGCATGTatatttgttttcctttttgttgCGCAACCTGTCACACTACTAGCTTGCTTGCTGCGCTCGATCGGGGAGAATTCGTCATCGGTTGTACAGAATTAATTTTATGGCTGAGACCGACAGTGCGCAAATGATATGACCTGTGTCTCCATCGCGCTTAacaataaataattaattaatgCTCACGAAATCAGCAGCCGTCTTATAATAACAAACAGTAATAATAATTAGTATAACCATGTCATGTACATGTTTGCGCAGAATTGTAGATCGTAGGTATATAATAGCCAAGCTTAATTACGTGTAGCCGCGAAAAGTACCTTATTCCTTTTTTTCTGAAACAAAAAAGTACCTTATTCCTTTAACTGGGACGAACGAAGGAAACGAAAGACGCGTTGATGTAACACAAAAGCGCACCTTTCAGCGTTGGGAAAATAGTAGAGTTGATCCCTTGTCCCGttgtttgcctttttttttgtttaatttgTTTCAGTAGCTTGTTGATCCATGCGTCCACCTAAAAGCCATGTCCTTGGTGCATGTGCTTTATTTAGTGATGTCGAGCTTATCCGGAGTCTGTACCTTAGCTTTCTCACtccgctagctagctagctagctgcagtACCTGTCTCTAGATCTTCTGCTTGTCATCAAGCTGTGGAATAATAATATTGGTGCAGTGGCTGTGTTACCTCTTACTAGTAGATAGTAGTACTACGTATATATAAAGCCAGGCCAGTTCGGCGATTCTTGTTAGAGAACTTCGTTTATTTACCCCTTAAATTAGTTTGATACTTACTGAATCTTCTATGCTTTTTTGGTTCGACATAAACTTTAAACCATACTGATGAGTTGAAACTTGAAATCATAAGATGTCTCCGTTGCCACCAGGCGCGCGGCACCACAAATATATAGGTACAAATTAAATTCAAATAGGTACAAATTAAATTAAAGTTGGAGAACCAAACAAATCATGGCCACACAGAGGGAGATAACGATAGATCCTCACCACACGTAGCACAGCCGCAGGAGCATGCGCAACTGTTtccgtcatcatcatcagttTATATTTGCAGCAGCACTTcactctctctatatatatatatatatatatatatatatatatatatatatatatatatatatatatataacgtcATGCGTTCGTCATCTGCTGATGTAATCACCCTCCCTCCCATCAACGCGTAATGGTCCCGGTCAGCTTCCACGTTGCTTCGCCAATGGGAGCACGGAGCAGGACAGCTCGTCTGACTTCACCCCTCCTCATCTCCACCACTAGTTTTATATTCTTTCTAGAAGAACTAGGAAAACTAGTTTTATCTGTTATCCCTCCAGAAACGGTTCTCAAGCTGCTACCTCATCAAGAGAGAAGCTTTTCTGTTAAGCGCGATACCGGTTCTGCAAGAAAAGCGGTTGTAGGAGAAGTgatgagacaaaaaaaaaagtggtgACTAGCTTCAGTTCGccacaaaaaagaaaaacaagagaGTGTGAACGACCTTTCCTTTCATGATTTCTTAATTTGAACTACCCCAAAAATTGTAGATTCGTTTGACAATATTACTCAAAAAGCTGTGCGTTATGATAATAAAAAAACACGCAAGTATCTAATTTTAAATAAGGCTGAGAACAGGAACAGTACATGCATGTTGCTCAACAAAGTTATTTTTGTTTGCAGTGGCGATTACAAATGAATTAATTTCCCATTCTGACAGAAGCTACTACATACTATACTGAGGCCTATACTAAGACAACATAGAAAACTCAGCATCAGAAGAAATGACAGAGAACACATAGTCTGAGGTAGCTACCACTAAGACACTAAATAATGAAGCTTACTGCGTGCATCAACGGCATCATGGCTGCGGCATCCTACCCCCATAAAAAGAACAACAACATATGGATACATAAGTTTGCGAGCCCAGTAGTAGTATCTTTAACTTAACGACAATGATATAAATCTTAGTTTGTTATTACTTCTTCAAAAATGAAAGTTTAATCGCCCACTGGATCAACGATTGAAACAGCTATAACTAATGTGGTTTCTGTTCAAGCATGCCAAGGGGCAGGTTTGATTCAGTCCTCATCTGGGGCAACTGGCCTTAAAAATGTCCGAGGATATCGGCCTACGATTCTGATGACAAGTGAGAGTGGACTAATAATGGCTCTTTCTTCTTTAAGTTGTATCGAAAAGGTGTGATGCCATGTGCCTGTGTAACCAAATAATTAGCTTTACTTTAGAACTTCTGACACTGCTGATTCTGATACCGTGGTGCAAGATTGAAGGCCGACATGTACATTGATCAGGCCAGGGTGTTGTGCAAAAGTGCCATCACTCATCGGGGAACAACTCGTACCATTTGTTTCCAAATGATACTGCTGATGAACATCTGGATTTGTTGCAGTGGGATAATGAACATAAAATTTGTAGGTGTGTATATATGTGTAAATTGAAGAGTCCTAAACTGGCAAAACTGCGGCTGTGTCATGATCCAACTGAATTTTCATACCTGCAGCCAAGTACTTTTCAATGTGAAGCAGCGCCGAAAAAGAGTAGCTAGCGCTTGAGGTCTTACacacaaaataaaacaaaagaatGCGAAACAATCCTGAAAAGAGTGGTGCAGCGAGATTGCCGACCAAACATGCAGGAAAGCGATGTGCTTGGAACTACATGGCAAAGTTTTCTTTATTGCAGATATGAACTAGACAAGATGCATGTATACAACAAACGCCTAAGCATAGGCTTTGGCTGCTTCTGTAGCAAACTTTACTTTAAGAAGTGCCCTGGCTCAAGGTCTCACGCATCATTTTGACATGATCACAGGATGTAGCATGTGTTTGTCTACTTTATTTCCACGCATCCTTAGGCCTTGTTTATTAgatcccaaaattttacacccaaaaacgtcacattgaatatttgggcacatgtatgaagtactaaataaaatttatttgcaaaactttttacatggatgtgttgtaaatcgcgagatgaatctaataagcctacttaatccatgatttataacagtgatgctacagtaaccatccgccaattatgaattaatcatggattaattaggctcattagattcgtctcgcgatttacaaaccatccatgtaaaaagttttgtaaatagactttatttagtgctccgaaatagtaagattttcttccaaaaatttACGCCAAAATAATCTATACTCTATTCAAGGATTTCGGTAAGGGAAGAAAACTACTACTTCGAGACCAGAATAATGCCACAAGTAGAATAGACATATTTAGAGATTTTCTGAGATGAACATGACTTAAATCTTGCATGCAATCTATCACCATGTCACCTATGCTTTTGTAAATATATTCAGGGTAAACCCTACATCTGCATAAATTTAAACTATATTTCCAAAAAATATACGAAAGCTTCGCTAAATCCAAACACACAAACAAATAAGTCAAGAAATTATGCGATATAATAACAAATAGTAAGCTATAGCATCTTCAATTTTTCGTTCAGATTTTTCAGGCCCCATGCTGCGAGGAGGCAGCAACGTCTGGGTTCCCACAGTGATGCCGATCTCTTTAAACATCTAGATCTAGTGCCAATAATATAAAAGGTATATAACATCGCTAtatatatcatcatcatcatcagcggAGGATTATACAGCGGCGGACGTTTCTTTTGAAGTGACCTCAAGGTCTCACAAATTTCCACACATCACAGGATGTAACATGCGTTACGTGGTCCCCACGAATTTATTTGCATCGAGACCGTTAGAAAATTAAAGTGACCCCAGAAAACCATATACAcatatttagatacatatttgcTTGTTTTAACAACCTCGCAAATCTATCATTTTCAAGGTTAGACTTGGAAAATATTTACATAAGCTCAAACAATCTCCAAACGAAATATTACAACACCACCagccaaattaaaaaaaaaacttgacctgcgggggtaagaccgcccccacggcattgtttgagagataaaatGACCTTCCCACAACAGaccaagaaaacccccgaacccctgccccacccgtacactgggcccgtcgccttgtgagttaggctGGGCTCCATAGTGCTTTGGACATGAGGCAGACGAGGGGGTTTTTTTACCCGTATGCGGAAATTCGTCCCGATCAGGGATCGAACCCACAACCTGCGGGGTGCCGTTAAGAAAGTAAGAAACACATCACTATGGCTGAACTGCACCATACACATAGCACCAACATCTTCAGCTTTTTTGGGGTTCAGATTTCCGGGTCCCATTCCTGCCATGACGCACTAACATATGGGTTCCCACGGTGATGCCGATCTCCCCGTCTCCTAGCATCAACCAACCATCACGAAAGCCAGTCCCCGGCTATCCCATGGACCATGGGCGCTCCCAAACGAAGCGTCCCAGAAAGCTGGCGTCGCcaggtctctctctctcccccccccccccccccctcgcatACGTGTTCCGTGTCCAGAGCGCCTGCCCcatccgacatggcatagcagCTCAGTAGCTGCGCCCAATCAGGCCGCAGTCGCCACCACGCTCGCCGGCCAAATCCTTCTCGGCCTCGCCGGAACGACGCGCTTCGGGTTTCTTTAAAAGAgccgccctcccctccctcttgGTGTCACTCACCACAACccaactccctctccctccccccgCCGGTCACGCCCACTCGCTCCTTCCTCGTCGAGCGACGCATTCTAGCTACCAGCGTCTAACGGGCTGCGCACGGCGAGGTCCATGGAGAGCGCCGACGGCAGCaatggggccggcggcggcggcctggtggTGACGGAGCTGAGCCACATCAAGGAGCTGGTGCGGCAGCTGGAGGTGCACCTCGGCGGCGGCTCGTCGCACGAGCTCTGCAGGCACCTCACCACGCAGATCTTCTCCATCACCGAGCGCTCCATCGGCATCATgaccgcctcctccggcctcgacgccgccggcgcccggaaGCGGGCCGCCGGGCTCGCCTCGCCCCTCCCGGCCACGCCCACCAGCGACGTCGCCGACGGGCCTTTCAGGAGCACCAAGAAGAGGTGAGCGCCTGAGCGCCTGCTGATCAACGAATCCATCATCAGGTGGTGTTCAAGTTGCTAAATTTGTCGAGCGATCTGCAGGAAggtgatggagaagaggaagcaCCAGGTGCGGGTGAGCTCgcccggcggaggcgccggcgagAACCCGGTGGACGACGGCCACAGCTGGAGGAAGTACGGCCAGAAGGAGATTCTTGGAGCCAAGCACCCAAGGTTAGTTGGTGTGCTCTTCTCCTTATCTTTCCCGGAGCCCAATCTGCACGTGTGTGTTTCGGATGGTGTGGCTGTCTGTCCTGTCCTTTCTCAAAGTTGTAGCCTGCCTAGCTTTCATCTCTTCCTGAAATGATTGCCTCCACTTGCAACATAGGAATAGTGGCAGGTATATGCTACAATCTTTCGATTGGATTGGTGATGCCAGTTCGTGCCAATCCTTCACCGAATTCACTATTTCACCATCAAaattttctccctttttttgcCTGAACAAGAAACTGTGGCTGATCTGAATCGTACGGAAAATTTCAGGGGCTACTACCGCTGCACGCACCGCCACTCCCAAGGATGCTTGGCGACGAAGCAGGTGCAGCGCACCGACGAGGACCCGGCGCTCGTCGACGTCATCTACCACGGCGACCACACCTGCGTccagaggccggcggcggcaggccagGGCCAGCCGCCGGAGCACAACCCGGACGCGAGCAGCTTCCTGCAGAGCCTCACCGCGGGCCTCTCGGTGAAGACCCAGGGGCTGCCGGCCCTGGCCGCGGACCCGCAGGGCTGGAGCGCCACCGCGCCGTTCTACTTctcctcctcgacgccggcgagcgtgCGCCCGGCGACGGCAGAGCGCAGCCCGTTCTCCGCGCCGTCGACGTCGGAGAACTGGGGCGTGTCGCCGGCGACCTCGGACTCGAACCACGTCGCGCCCTACCTGCCGTTCGAGGACGCCGAGTGGCGGGGCCGGAACGAGCTCCAGGAGGTGGTGTCCGCGCTCGTGGCCgccagcgcgccgccggcgcccgccgtGGACGGCCTCGACGAGCTCCTCGACATTGACATCGCGAGCTTCTTCGCGTGATCCGCGCGCGCAGAGGATCGTAGCTGATGAAGAATAGGGAGGGAATCGAAGCAGCTGATGTGATGTGACCGCCCCTCTGGGCTCTGGGCGTTCgtccaggaacagaggagggaagAGCACGAGAGCTCTGCTTCCTGGGTCCATGCCGGCGTCAACCGTAGGAGATGAGACTCATGAGAGTAGTGGTTGCTTTTTTTTTAACCAACTTTTTTGTTggttttttccttcttcttctgagAGTGGTGTGTTGCAttgtattattattttttgtgtCAAGGAAAAAATAAAGATCCTTCGATGTTTCGAACCATCAGAGAATTGTCCATTATCTTAATCATTAGTAGTATTGTTCGTGTCCTACATTCTCAGCAATAAAACCTGGTCAGATCTTGGAAGATCATATATTTGACAAAGATTAATCCATGAGGTTCATTCTAAATAGATAGCTTCTCTTCTCTATCATTACAGGCCGGACAGGAAACCTATTTGCTGCTTTCgataataaataaatagatagcaaTGACTTCTCTGTAGCTCACTTGTACTCCATATACTCCAAACAACACTCTCCTAGCTAGCCATAGCTTTCCTATCTTGTCAATTTTAAAACTAAAATGTATTAGAGGGCCGAAATACATCTTTTACAAGCCTTAACTAAGATGAATATAGCAAGTCTACTAACACTCTGACATCTATATTACGTACCTATTGACTACTTTATTGGAAGAATATAATCATTTATATGGTCTTCTatattgaatcaaggaacctaTGTTTGTATAATTTCATCGAATATGAAATGTGTTAGATGCTATTTGTCTCAATTTATTCAGCGTGATTTATATTCTTGCATACACATACTGTTTTACAATGTTTGCCAAAGTGCAACGAGCAAATACCTTTGGAAGATTGTTCATTCATGAACAGAAAAGTATGGACTCTTCTCTCTCAAAAGTAGAAACTAATATGAGCCCATCTGAAATTTAAACGTGCTCCCTTGAGCCAAACAGCTGTGCCATTCTCAGACACGACCAGGGGAGGGGAGATTGGACCGAGCAAATGCCTTTCACTGTCATGCTAACACATCAATATGAAGGTTAGTAAAGTAAGTCGTCCGGTCTGAGAATGTTCCAAAGATCCAAGAAAACATATCTTCTCAAAGCGATAAAGCTAACAAAACGTCCAGAACACGTCGAAGGCCCCTGCTTTAAACACTCTGTTACTGGTAAAAGCACCAGGTCAATATGAAATCAGAACCACAAAGCTGGGAGTAGTCCTCATCACTAGACTACTGGGAAACTGTTGCACTCCCTGTCATTGTCGTCCAGGAAGAAGCAACTGGAAGAGCGCATGGGTTCACATTTGATGCATCGACAGCTATATCCTCTTTATCGTCAGTCCTTCAATCTGCCGGTGCAGAAATCTTCGATGATTTCGAATACTCTCGTGCCATGTTGTGGGCTGAAAACGCATAGAGGCATAATATTATCTTAGTCATTGAAATAAAGGAAGCTAGAAATGTCGTACAATCTGACTTGTAGAAAAGTAACAGCAAAACGGAAAAGAATTTCCCCTTATGAAAAGGACAGGACAAGAACAAACCCCATCTAAACTGTTCTTTCACAGTTTCAATGGTTCTGAAGCATCTATCGTCAGGATTTCGTTATTTATTTTGTGAACTCGTGGATGTGCTCCTCTAAATATTTAAGTAATGCCTTCTTTGTGGGCTGAAAGAGTGTAGAGGTATAATATTTGTCTTAGCTATAAAACATGAAAGGTAATAGAGCTGGCAATTTAACTTGTGAAGAAAAGCAATAGCAAAATCAGAAGAATTTTTGTTGACGTGGAAAGGATAAGAAATATCAAGTTATCAAGATAAATATTGTTTAAGAAATTTTATTGATCCGCACCATCTATCATCTGGTATGGTGTAAATTATTCCATGAACTTTTTCATATATTTAATGCCTTCTTTTCATAGCAACGATCACACGGACATGGATTTAGAATGTTTTCAGGCCTTCAGGTTCAGGGCCAGCCACACACATATTTCTCTGACAGGCAAATAATACATGAACAATGcaaaaacaaattaaatcaTTCGAAAACAACATTGAAAGATGCtcgaaataaaaaaatgatcaTCTCTGCTCTAATGCTCAAAACAGAAAATAAGAATAACATTGTTTTGAAAAGGAAGAAATAACATTGATAAATATTTGCTAATTCATCTAATTATCAATTGAAAACTCAATCTGTGATACCAAGATTCAAGTCTAGACTCTAGGCCACCATTTAACGCTTATGGCTGTTTTGATGAATTGTGTATTTGACTCTTATGGTTGTTCTGATGAAGTGTGTTTGAGTCAGTTAAGTTGGATGGATTGAAAATCAAAAGTTGGAAAATTTGGTTTTAGTTTCTTGGTTTGTTAAGATCCTGAAGAATAAACTCCTGATAAGGGAATACTTCGCCATCAAAATCACTGTTTCGAATTTCCAAAAGACAAGGGATCTCTATCCAAGTTTAATGCTCATCTAAACAGAAAAAATTGTGGGAAGATAATGTAATTGAAACCTGTTTTTTTAATGATTTTAGAAACTTTGACATAAAAAAGTTGTAGAACAGTAACCTGACAATTCTGTAATTTATACTATCAACATATGATGTAAGTTCTGGGTGGCAAAGATGGAAACTTCACTTCTTTCAGAAACCCATGTTCTGTGAACAATAATAGCATGTAGTGAAAACAATTGATGGTAAGTACTTACCCAAAAAATCCCTCTGTTGAATCACATCCAGCATTGTTTAGGATGTCATCACCACCTGGGTGCTCCTCCACGTATGCAGTGACATCGTAAACCTGGATATCAAAGAATTGAAGAATCATAAGGCAGAACGTCCTAGAATTATTCAGTTTCCTCACTCATAGCTGGATGAACATAGTTGGTAAAGTGGTTGATCGCTTTCTTAACCTTATCTTTGATTATTATCCAACAATCCTTCCTTGTGTTATGAGTGGATACCTCTTTCTTTGTATAGCTTCTAGATGTCTGAATGGGGAACGACAGAAAGCAATGGATGAGAATGATGTTAAGGTAAAGGAAATGCCACATCTGAATGTGCATTTCAGTCTGCACATAACCTAGTAACTTACATCAGTCTTGACTTTAATCTACAAATTGTTTTTTCAGATTCATAAAGCATACTCTAAAGTATTTGCCTGATCAGTTCAGCTAGACGTGCATTATTACAGATATGAGAAGGCTAAAGTATTCATGGTAAAATATGGCATTCACCTTTCCACTGCCTGCTAGATGCGCTGCATCTCCTTTACCTGCAATATAACATTGCTTAGTGGCAATGGTTTGAAACTTACCTCACTTAAGATTACAAGTGATATGTACTTTTACCTTTGCTGTTAGACCGTGGGATAACAAACAGGGCTCCTAATCCAAGAAGCACAACAAAT
This portion of the Panicum virgatum strain AP13 chromosome 2N, P.virgatum_v5, whole genome shotgun sequence genome encodes:
- the LOC120660407 gene encoding transcription factor WRKY19-like; its protein translation is MESADGSNGAGGGGLVVTELSHIKELVRQLEVHLGGGSSHELCRHLTTQIFSITERSIGIMTASSGLDAAGARKRAAGLASPLPATPTSDVADGPFRSTKKRKVMEKRKHQVRVSSPGGGAGENPVDDGHSWRKYGQKEILGAKHPRGYYRCTHRHSQGCLATKQVQRTDEDPALVDVIYHGDHTCVQRPAAAGQGQPPEHNPDASSFLQSLTAGLSVKTQGLPALAADPQGWSATAPFYFSSSTPASVRPATAERSPFSAPSTSENWGVSPATSDSNHVAPYLPFEDAEWRGRNELQEVVSALVAASAPPAPAVDGLDELLDIDIASFFA
- the LOC120660409 gene encoding cytochrome B5-like protein isoform X1, which encodes MEILIYVLFVVLLGLGALFVIPRSNSKGKGDAAHLAGSGKTSRSYTKKEVSTHNTRKDCWIIIKDKVYDVTAYVEEHPGGDDILNNAGCDSTEGFFGPQHGTRVFEIIEDFCTGRLKD
- the LOC120660409 gene encoding cytochrome B5-like protein isoform X2 gives rise to the protein MEILIYVLFVVLLGLGALFVIPRSNSKGKGDAAHLAGSGKVYDVTAYVEEHPGGDDILNNAGCDSTEGFFGPQHGTRVFEIIEDFCTGRLKD